The proteins below come from a single Kitasatospora sp. NBC_00315 genomic window:
- a CDS encoding RICIN domain-containing protein — MTRRKPNVRHRLSSVLAALVLAVCAAVAGGAAPAGAAALPAAGTYQLAVTKSGKCVDVPGASASSGALLQQWGCTEGAAWQQFALTPAGTGTYQLVSASSHLCVDVPGGSTVSGVQLQQWGCGSGQTNQLWSLTPSGTGTYQIVNVRSGLCVSDQGASTSNGAAVIQETCTANSNKQWAFRPVAGRTWSDKADGFASTGGGTTGGAGGATVTVSTFADLVKYATSDSPYVIKVAGAVTVTPYGYEIPVKSNKTLVGVGTAGEIVNGGFFLGTGVHNVIIRNLTVRDTRMADDDPDDKVYDYDGIQMDTADHVWIDHNRIERMNDGLIDSRKDTSYLTVSWNVLGEDNKAFGIGWTDNVTARMTIHHNWIHDTNQRNPSVDNVALAHLYNNYLQNITSYGNLSRGASKTVIENSYYDNVANPYNIDTTAASLTQSGSIVVNSTGKQQTNGTTFTPSAYYAYTLDAAQDVPALLREYAGPQSTIGG; from the coding sequence GGTACGTATCAGCTGGCCGTGACGAAGAGCGGGAAGTGCGTCGATGTGCCGGGTGCTTCGGCGTCGTCGGGTGCGTTGTTGCAGCAGTGGGGGTGCACGGAGGGCGCGGCGTGGCAGCAGTTCGCGCTGACGCCTGCGGGGACGGGGACGTACCAACTGGTCAGTGCGAGCAGTCACCTGTGCGTCGACGTGCCCGGCGGGTCGACGGTCAGCGGTGTGCAGCTGCAGCAGTGGGGCTGTGGCAGCGGGCAGACCAACCAGTTGTGGTCGCTGACGCCGAGCGGTACGGGGACGTACCAGATCGTCAACGTCCGCAGCGGTCTGTGCGTCAGTGACCAGGGCGCCTCCACGAGCAACGGCGCCGCCGTGATCCAGGAGACCTGCACCGCCAACAGCAACAAGCAGTGGGCCTTCCGGCCGGTCGCGGGCCGCACCTGGTCCGACAAGGCGGACGGCTTCGCCTCCACCGGCGGTGGCACCACCGGTGGCGCCGGCGGTGCCACGGTGACCGTCAGCACCTTCGCCGACCTGGTGAAGTACGCGACGTCCGACAGCCCGTACGTCATCAAGGTGGCCGGGGCCGTCACCGTCACGCCGTACGGCTACGAGATACCCGTGAAGTCGAACAAGACCCTGGTGGGCGTCGGCACCGCGGGTGAGATCGTCAACGGTGGCTTCTTCCTCGGCACGGGTGTCCACAACGTGATCATCCGCAACCTCACCGTCCGGGACACCCGGATGGCCGACGACGACCCGGACGACAAGGTCTACGACTACGACGGCATCCAGATGGACACCGCCGACCACGTCTGGATCGACCACAACCGGATCGAGCGGATGAACGACGGCCTGATCGACAGCCGGAAGGACACCAGCTACCTCACCGTGTCCTGGAACGTCCTCGGCGAGGACAACAAGGCGTTCGGCATCGGCTGGACCGACAACGTGACGGCCCGGATGACGATCCACCACAACTGGATCCACGACACCAACCAGCGCAACCCCAGTGTCGACAACGTCGCCCTGGCCCACCTCTACAACAACTACCTGCAGAACATCACCTCGTACGGCAACCTCTCGCGCGGCGCCTCGAAGACCGTCATCGAGAACAGCTACTACGACAACGTCGCCAACCCCTACAACATCGACACCACGGCGGCCTCGCTGACCCAGAGCGGCAGCATCGTGGTCAACTCCACCGGCAAGCAGCAGACCAACGGCACGACCTTCACGCCGAGCGCCTACTACGCCTACACCCTGGACGCCGCGCAGGACGTCCCGGCCCTGCTCCGTGAGTACGCCGGCCCGCAGAGCACCATCGGCGGCTGA
- a CDS encoding STAS domain-containing protein: protein MAERPPTLLGVPASPTGGLPTPLLRTGISVVGAVTTVDVRGEIDMDTAHQITSAVEDGLLARPRILILDLRAVTFCDCAGLRSLLRARQRVTNAGATFHLGPASATVRRILDITGAAAALELQPDIPLPRTGSAPPATVAASAHG, encoded by the coding sequence ATGGCCGAACGACCGCCGACACTGCTCGGCGTACCGGCAAGTCCGACCGGGGGCCTGCCGACCCCGCTCCTGAGAACGGGGATCAGCGTCGTCGGCGCCGTCACCACGGTCGACGTCCGGGGCGAGATCGACATGGACACCGCCCACCAGATCACCTCGGCCGTGGAGGACGGCCTGCTCGCACGCCCCCGGATCCTGATCCTCGACCTGCGCGCCGTGACGTTCTGCGACTGCGCGGGCCTGCGGAGCCTGCTGCGCGCCCGGCAGCGCGTCACCAACGCCGGCGCGACCTTCCACCTGGGGCCCGCCTCGGCGACCGTCCGGAGGATCCTGGACATCACCGGGGCGGCCGCCGCCCTGGAGCTTCAGCCCGACATCCCGCTGCCCCGGACCGGGAGCGCGCCACCGGCGACCGTCGCCGCGTCCGCGCACGGCTGA
- a CDS encoding MarR family winged helix-turn-helix transcriptional regulator: MNTVFPLPDHIGTAGAASSVVELLEVLWGGGREVSTAPVSVSQLRVLYVLEKNEGINLRDLTETLDSRPPAVSRLCDRLEAVGFLRRSASSASRRELELRLTSAGREFLTDLRARREQDLQEVLSAMPPAARRALTTGLRAFRDAADQHVGLHLAGDAERAAAGGADRPA; the protein is encoded by the coding sequence ATGAACACCGTCTTCCCGCTTCCGGATCACATAGGCACCGCGGGTGCCGCGTCGTCCGTGGTGGAGTTGCTGGAGGTGTTGTGGGGCGGCGGGCGCGAGGTGTCCACCGCGCCGGTCTCGGTGTCCCAGCTGCGCGTGCTGTACGTCCTGGAGAAGAACGAGGGCATCAACCTGCGCGATCTGACCGAGACGCTGGACTCCCGCCCACCGGCGGTGAGCCGGCTGTGCGACCGCCTGGAGGCCGTCGGGTTCCTGCGGCGCAGCGCGAGTTCGGCCAGCCGCCGTGAGCTGGAGCTGCGGCTCACCTCGGCCGGGCGGGAGTTCCTGACCGATCTGCGGGCGCGCCGGGAGCAGGATCTGCAGGAGGTCCTGAGCGCCATGCCGCCGGCTGCCCGGCGGGCGCTGACGACGGGGCTGCGCGCCTTCCGCGACGCCGCGGACCAGCACGTCGGGCTGCACCTCGCGGGGGATGCCGAGCGGGCGGCGGCGGGCGGCGCGGACCGTCCGGCCTGA
- a CDS encoding PP2C family protein-serine/threonine phosphatase, giving the protein MTTTLAAVERALRTAAPYALLDATRAALTSLYPVRDVDLLMADYSLTVLQRVTDLPFTAAPVSAHGSAPGRAFGSQQPFLEAETGVLHLPVSVRGDRLGVLSLTLAGPVLSEQARAELGEIAEMLGHHILVAERDTDLYLQARRKDRLTLAAEMQWQLLPARACSREEYAIGAQLEPAYAIHGDNFDWSATGERLTLTITNGMGEGIDASLLTNLAINALRNARRAGVDIADQAALADQAVWAQHQGEAHVSVLLLEFHLDTGLVEIVDAGSPQLLRLRSGAVEWIPFEAQLPLGLADDTPYAAQQIRVVPGDRLIFVSDGVYTVASASGESYGDKALNRAIQATRMLPAAEVPRAVLTELARHREHQPDDDALVVCLDWFGRGAVEAAPA; this is encoded by the coding sequence GTGACGACCACACTGGCCGCCGTGGAGCGCGCACTGCGCACCGCAGCCCCCTACGCCCTGCTCGACGCCACGCGGGCCGCACTCACCTCGCTCTACCCGGTCCGGGACGTCGACCTGCTGATGGCCGACTACAGCCTGACCGTCCTGCAGCGGGTGACGGATCTGCCCTTCACCGCCGCGCCGGTCTCCGCGCACGGCAGCGCGCCCGGACGCGCCTTCGGCTCCCAGCAGCCCTTCCTGGAGGCCGAAACCGGCGTGCTGCACCTTCCGGTCTCGGTGCGCGGCGACCGGCTCGGCGTCCTCAGCCTGACCCTGGCCGGACCGGTCCTGTCCGAGCAGGCGCGGGCCGAGCTGGGGGAGATCGCCGAGATGCTCGGCCATCACATCCTGGTGGCCGAACGCGACACCGACCTGTACCTCCAGGCCCGCCGGAAGGACCGGCTCACCCTGGCGGCGGAGATGCAGTGGCAGCTGCTCCCCGCCCGCGCCTGTTCCCGCGAGGAGTACGCGATCGGCGCCCAGCTCGAACCGGCCTACGCGATCCACGGGGACAACTTCGACTGGTCCGCGACCGGTGAGCGGCTCACCCTGACCATCACCAACGGCATGGGCGAGGGCATCGACGCCTCCCTGCTCACCAACCTCGCCATCAACGCCCTGCGCAACGCGCGCCGGGCGGGCGTGGACATCGCCGACCAGGCGGCGCTGGCCGACCAGGCCGTCTGGGCCCAGCACCAGGGGGAGGCCCACGTCTCGGTGCTGCTGCTGGAGTTCCACCTCGACACCGGTCTCGTCGAGATCGTCGACGCCGGCTCCCCGCAACTGCTGCGGCTGCGCTCCGGCGCCGTGGAGTGGATCCCGTTCGAGGCACAGCTCCCGCTCGGCCTGGCCGACGACACCCCCTACGCCGCCCAGCAGATCAGGGTCGTCCCCGGGGACCGGCTGATCTTCGTCAGCGACGGCGTCTACACGGTCGCCTCCGCCTCCGGGGAGTCGTACGGCGACAAGGCGCTGAACCGCGCGATCCAGGCCACCCGGATGCTGCCGGCGGCCGAGGTTCCCCGGGCCGTCCTCACGGAGCTCGCCCGCCACCGCGAGCACCAGCCGGACGACGACGCGCTGGTGGTCTGCCTCGACTGGTTCGGCCGGGGAGCCGTCGAGGCCGCACCCGCCTGA
- a CDS encoding CsbD family protein → MSTDDKIQNTADKAKGKAKETVGKAVGNERLEAEGKGDQVKGDLKQAGEHVKDAFKR, encoded by the coding sequence ATGAGCACCGACGACAAGATCCAGAACACCGCCGACAAGGCCAAGGGCAAGGCCAAGGAGACCGTCGGCAAGGCGGTCGGCAACGAGCGCCTTGAGGCCGAGGGCAAGGGTGACCAGGTCAAGGGGGATCTGAAGCAGGCCGGTGAGCACGTGAAGGACGCCTTCAAGCGCTGA
- a CDS encoding class I SAM-dependent methyltransferase: MSDEESTAGPALRAGADGGGGYGETLFEPWKPGEGERIDLGSLAYDAFTRARLLALGVGPGSRCLDVGAGTGTIARWLAFEVGARDVLAVDRDVRFLAPYAGGALRTLAADVTAPDFAPGRFDLVHARFVLMHLPDHRRVAARLRALLAPGGHLVLGDAVDLTTAGPPDTPYRRAVRAMWQALRTGVGTDVDWTPRYPGLLRELGLADVAAEIQVPALTADSPIAAFWLDTWRRAREPMLATGLIDATGLAEAQEALASGAVADLSPGLITAWGRCP, from the coding sequence ATGTCCGACGAGGAGAGCACCGCCGGGCCCGCGCTGCGCGCGGGTGCGGACGGGGGCGGCGGCTACGGAGAGACCTTGTTCGAGCCGTGGAAGCCCGGCGAGGGCGAGCGGATCGACCTCGGCTCCCTCGCGTACGACGCCTTCACCCGTGCCCGCCTGCTCGCACTCGGCGTCGGCCCGGGCAGCCGTTGCCTGGACGTCGGCGCGGGCACCGGCACGATCGCACGCTGGCTGGCGTTCGAGGTCGGGGCCCGGGACGTCCTCGCGGTCGACCGGGACGTCCGCTTCCTGGCGCCGTACGCGGGCGGCGCGCTGCGGACGCTGGCCGCCGACGTCACGGCGCCCGACTTCGCCCCCGGCCGGTTCGACCTGGTGCACGCCCGCTTCGTGCTCATGCACCTGCCCGACCACCGGCGGGTGGCCGCCCGGCTGCGCGCCCTGCTCGCCCCCGGCGGCCACCTGGTGCTGGGGGACGCCGTGGACCTCACCACGGCGGGGCCGCCGGACACCCCGTACCGGCGGGCCGTGCGGGCGATGTGGCAGGCCCTGCGCACCGGCGTCGGCACGGACGTCGACTGGACGCCCCGCTACCCGGGCCTCCTTCGGGAGCTGGGGCTCGCCGACGTGGCCGCCGAGATCCAGGTGCCCGCCCTGACCGCCGACAGCCCGATCGCCGCGTTCTGGCTGGACACCTGGCGACGCGCCCGGGAGCCGATGCTCGCGACCGGGCTGATCGACGCGACCGGGCTCGCCGAGGCGCAGGAGGCGCTCGCCTCGGGCGCCGTCGCCGACCTCTCCCCCGGCCTGATCACCGCCTGGGGCCGGTGTCCCTGA